The genomic region TTTGTTATTCcattaaaaacttcagagtGGCTGTGTGAGTAACCGTTCACTTAAGGGGCACTGAGCTCAAATTCCCATAATTATTCTAGGGCCTTCTCCTAGACAGACTTTTACAGACTTTCCACAGATTAAAACTAACATTCAACTCAATACTTAAAAGCttctttattttactctttGACTTAGGGTTTAAGGACACCTTAGAAATCAGTTACATAACAAAGATTGGTTTTGCAAAAAAGTGGAGGTGCAGTTCCAAAAAACCCATAGTGtcttcaaatataaaaatatatatccaaATTATTACCTAGGAAAGTGTACCACCATTTCTGCCTTAAGCTGGTCCTGCCAGCTTTTGGATCATAACTCCCCATCACAGAGCGCAAGAGCTCATACTGGAAGGAGCATCTCCAACATTCATGTCACAGGCATGATTCACAGCCAACTGCCCCAATGCAGCGCATGGACCCCACCTTAAGTCTTCTGAGGGCATTCCATGGTTTTCCCTTGAGCAGTGGGTAAAACACATCCAAACATCTCCTGGGAAGCATATGTCATATACAAAAAGCCATCTTCATCTTTGTAGTCCCTGTACACTTCTGCCATTGTCAAGGACATGCTGGCTAGGCTTTTGTTGTTCACCAGCAAGTAGAAAGCTTGTGTGGCAGTTAGAGCCATCCTGCTTCTAGTTgaagaagggaggagaaatAGAGGATTAAGCATTAGCAAGTTTAAGAATGCTTCAACTTTAGTCCACGAAATACATTTATCAGAGCAGTTGCATGAACTACGTACAAGAAGTGCTGTGTAAAGGCATTATGTGGTTTAACGACTTCATCAGCAGGAAGTTAACTGTATGCCTGGAAGCCAAAAGGCTTCGGCTCCGAGGAAAGGCTTACATTGTCAGACTATGAGTGCTACTGAGCTGGGCTTTGAGTTCCTGGTTACCAGAGAGAAGTGCTGAGTAGAACCCAAAGGCTTCTGCAGTACAGCTGTAGTGAAGGATTCCAGCGTAGTCTGTTACACTTATTTTAAAGTCTACCTTCAAAAGAAGAGTCCTTCTCAGAGAAATTACATATGAGGATCAGGACCCAAGTTGTCCAAGAGCCAAAAGCATCTTTTACAGAAGATAACATCTAGGAAGATCTTTTCCATACTTTAAAAAGTGTGCTGGAAAGCACATAGCTCTCATACTTTGTCAGAGAACATCACTAAATACTTTCAGAGACTTCTTCCCTGTAGTTTTTTATAAagaataatttcaaagcacatttCATGCCACTCACACCCAAGAGTTGCTTTGAACTTGAGCAAATTCGGCAAGTTGCAGTAAGAGAGCAAGGCAGTAGCAGATATAAGCGGAACAGAACCACAGAGCCCCAGTACCAAGTTCATTaagcaagaagaaagcagaacagGAGTCCAATATAATCTTTGCTCACTACAGTTAGGGGGGAGAGAAGACTTTATGAATCCAAGAAGTACAGatgacattttttccccaagtgcACCTGAGAAAGCACCTGAGTTTCTTTAAATCTtgaatttcttaaaaaattcaCAAGAGAGGGAAGCCACTACCAATAccttcatcctcctccccaccaaGAGACAGCATGAAGCTCCAGCACAGCACTAGAAAGCACCTGCTGAGCAAGGCATGGCAGGCTccggctgcagcacagccccaccGGTGCTCGCTACCTACCTGATGATGGTTATGAACTGTGTCATGGTCAGCTCCTCGGGAACAAGAAACTTGGTTTTGTCCAAGAGAGGAAGGTATTTCTCTTTATGGTATCTCTCAACAATTACCTGTTCCAATCAGAGTCATGCttagcaaaaccaaagcagccaGGTCCCTTCTCCCCCACACACCTTAGGGGGACGTTCCCAACATTTCTCttcaaaaagcagcaacaaccagtgataaaaaaacccccagagaCTTACCGGGATTTTTGTTGGGAACTTCGCTCGGATTCCTGCCACTTCTTCCAGCCGGGTGGCTGCGCGGGAGAGAGCAGAAGCGTTACGCGTGCGCGCAGCCCACCCCGCGTCCCCTCCGCGCCCCAGCGcggccccccgcggcccccACCGAAACTCTTCCTCAGCTTGAACGGCCGGGCCGCCTGCGCCCCGGGCAGCGCCTGCATCCTCCCTCCGCGATGCTCCGGGCGACGGCgatgccgccgccgccgccgccgctgcccacCCTTATGGCGCggggcgccggccccgccccgccgtgccccgccCCCCCCGTGCCCCGCCCCCCCGTGCCCCGCGCGGGCGCTCCCGggccgcgggcggcggggcgcggagcggcgggcGCGCGGAGCGGCGGGCGCGCGCTGGCGGTGAGcctgccgcccgccccggcagcGCCCTGCCGCTTCCGCGCGTTCCTTGCTGCAGAGTGCCCGGACCGCGAGCCCTCTTGCACGCGAGGCGATAGAACCGCTCGTGAGAGGCCCTCGACCGCCCTGCGGGGAGGCCGAAGGGTGCAGCTCAAGGCTGGACCGTCCCCacctctcttccctttccagaTGGCCGGCCCAGAAGGTCAGTTGCCTTCCTCGTGCTTGCCAACTGCTTTCAAACTATTcggctttaggaaaaaaaaaaaacaaaacacctgtCGGGTTTCATATCCTCAGGCTACCAGGTTGCTTGGTTTCTGAACGACTTGGGAGGTGAGCTTTAACTCTTTCTTGTCTCTGAGGCATGGTCGGGATTTTAAGGGTTTCCAAGCAGACTTCGGGTCCATCTGTTTGCCAAACACGATGAGACAGGTCCCCTGCCTTTTGGATTGCTCGTTCACCTGCTTTTACTTCAGCTGTCAAGATGGCTTCGCAGCCAAACGTGGCTCAGCAAGGAGTAAAGTTACTCAAGGCTGGTTGTCATGTATATAAGTCATCTTAGTGGATGGCTGGAATTGATCCCCATTACTCATTTGCTTTGCTTATGCGTTTAAATTATAGCAAAATTCATTTACTTTTATCTAGCAGGCTAAGGGCAGCTGGAAGTTTCTACGGTTTATGAATTACGGTTTATGAGTTATGGGCTTGTCTGCTTTTTCAAGGTAAAATCAATGACTGTCACCTAAGATCATTTTGGAAAGCAACATCTTTCTTACAGTGTGTGTGTACTATGTATGCATGTCACAATTTTCAACCAGTCTTTCCAGAGCAGAGTTTCTGGTGACTGAAGTCAGTGCTGCTGAGCTGTCCTCTTCTCTTGATCTGGAAGTGATGAGCTTTAGTCACAGCACAAGCTCCCCCATGCGGCACTACGAATTTCATTGCTCAGAGAAGACAAGATTTTTGCTTTGAGGAGTTCATGAGCAAGAGCTCCGAACTTGGAGAGAGGACTTGAGCCTACACTGGAATGGTTTGGATACAGCTCCTCCTCGTGAACTGacctctgcagcagggcaggtaAGCTCAGGGGTTTGCTTACAGAGCTGGGTCTAACTTCAATTCTTTTGAGTAGAGGTGAAGTGACAGCCTGGGGAAGCGTGAGCGGAGGAGGATGTGTGGCACAGAAGTGGCGCGATGCCAGCACTCAGTCTGGTGGCACACATATTTAAGAAGATGAAGGAACAGAAGAATAACTAGAAGGGTAAAGAAACAGCATAGACCTACATGTAGCACAGGAACAAAGCCTGTGGGTGGTAGAAGGATGTGTGGACATCACAGAGCGTGTCTTTGCAGTTGTGGTCGCTGTGGGGCTTCCCAAAGGAAGTCGACCACTTATTCCACAGACCCTTGCTGGTTTCTGCCCAGCAGATCCAGCAGACAGATCTGTGATCCACTGTGTTCAGGCAAGAGGGAACCTGCCACACCAGGGCTCTGCTTTCTGCGTCACCTGTCACTGCATACAAAGTATGAAAGCGTGGCTCCGAACAGACATCAGTGGCCCAGCTTCTAGAGAGAAGTGATTTCTTTTCGTAACCATAAGCTcatacagcagaaaaaattaataCCCGGTAAGAAGGGGagccaaagaagaagaattTTGTGGTGGTCAGTGAACCTGGTGATCAGTTACAGCTCTAACTTCTGTAAGAGTGTAGAGTGAGCACAAAGCCAAGCTTTAGTTAAGTTGTGCTGACTAATACTGTAATGTGTTCCACTATCTGCAGGCAGAGGGAATGGGAGGTCTAGTGTGTGACTACATAGCACCTGCACTCGCTCTTGCATTGAAATACTCAGTTTCAGAACCAAATGTGGAATTTATTCCTTCTTCCCACCATTCCACCTGAAGACAATAAAAAGCTTGTCTCATACGCTCAAGGT from Phalacrocorax carbo chromosome 3, bPhaCar2.1, whole genome shotgun sequence harbors:
- the MAP1LC3C gene encoding microtubule-associated proteins 1A/1B light chain 3C, which gives rise to MQALPGAQAARPFKLRKSFATRLEEVAGIRAKFPTKIPVIVERYHKEKYLPLLDKTKFLVPEELTMTQFITIIRSRMALTATQAFYLLVNNKSLASMSLTMAEVYRDYKDEDGFLYMTYASQEMFGCVLPTAQGKTMECPQKT